TCATATAGACATATATTTTGAATTGCTGGCATGCATAATAACACAGGCAGATCAAAAGGCTGCACCAAAATTTGACAATggcaattcaaaaaaaaatctagcAAAACTTGTTACTCTTTTAGGTTACAATATCCAATTATGCACATTCTCCATGGTACTACGCATAGGTTTAGTCATCCACTTGTCCCAGAAAGCTtctgattatttttttgttaatccagataatttttgtgttgctaaAAGCTGCCTTTTAATAGGATAAAAGTAAAAGAATCATTCAATATTTATGGGAATCaacaaatacacacacacacaaagtgACAGGAGAAACATACTTCTTCTAATTtgttattttgattttcatccTCCAACATTTCTCTAGCTGCTTCCAATTTTCGACGCTTCTTCCGAGGCAAATTTTTCTATTCAACATATAGCATTCAAGAGCATGAGTCATGTTTTATATCAACAAAAGTTTTCACAAAAATCatcaaataaacaagctcaGATACACAAGATATAAGCACCTCACGCTCTCGcttccttttttccttcattttgaggtCTTCGGCCTGTTGGACACTGATTAAGTCTTTTCCAggattgttttctttttccaaagaTGCCTGTTGATAATGTTGCAGATGCCATGTCTCAGTAAGTTAAACTAAAATCCAAATGGAAGTGTTTGGAAAGAGAGGACTCCACTGGAGATAAGACAATACAAGGGGAAAGAAAAAGTAGAGAGGGAAGTTTTGGAAAGAAGCATGGGGGCAGGGAGCAAATAGAGAGGGATACAGACGTTCACCATAAAAAATGGCTAGCTATAGTTAAGAAAATAGTGCTCAGATTTTGCTCTCTTTGAAAGAAAGAGATCGAACACTTGGATCTCACCATAGGAGGACCTCAAAAGAAAAGGGCAAACCCTAGTAAAGGAGAATATACAAGATACAAAAAGTAATACCGTGTCTGACCAACAAGGGCTGCATGGGAATTTGAATATCCAGTAGGGAACAAAACACTATTTGTATAAGCACCCTTTGGGAGAAGTGATGTAAAAAATGACATTACTGGGGAGAAGGTTTTCTGGGgtcataaaattttattgcaTCATACAGAAACGATATTTTCTAAAAGACTAAAACAATCAAATGGTATTGAAACTGCAACAACTATCATGCAGAGACATTAAGCACAATTGCTCCCTCCAAGTCCACGGTTCAAatcctcatgggtgcaaacaatttctaggggccattgGACTAGAGAaacttccccttgaattacccgaagtgcacttgcaggaaactccttgCGGAGAGCCTGTGCACTCCCGGGATTTAGTCGGGACTTTGTTCTCGGACactcggtgccaataaaaaaaacaattgagaacccagtgtacttggttacgcctattgatattaatatatttttacttaaaaaaataaaaaacaattgagaagtatGCATGTGGTTTTCAACTGACCATGTCAAGGCCATTGTCAATAATCCGGAAAAAGATGAGCCAACCATTTATCCAATAAGTCACGTACTAGTCAAGATGCAAAACTTAActcttcaaaatttggaaaaataatataaaagggaGGTGTTTATAAATAACCTTTGCAGCCTTTGCGACaagcttcttctctttttctgtaACAAACCAAGTCTTTTTTGGCCGTGAATAAATTTCATCCTTGTATGCAATCATATTTTCAGCCTGTTCACATCATAGAATTGCACCAACTTATGTCAGCTAAAAAAAGATATCTGAACGATCAACTAATTACAATTAACCAAAGAAAAATCAGAATACAAGGGATACTTTGGAAGTGAGAATACAGAGCTTCAAAACGCCAACTTTGTCAAAATAATAGAAAGATCACATAcaaatattcaactcatttatgaTGGAAGTACAACTGTATACAAATGATTTCAAATGAAAAGTAGCACATATGTAAATTTACAAACCTTTGTTGCTTCCATTTCAGCTTTTCGTAGGGCTCTCTCTTCACTGTATATATTCAAAATCTATTATTGCATTCCAATGAGgagaaataagatgaaaaagttttaaaaccaGAATACTAAGACCTCTCTTCTTGAAGAACTGCAGCCACTTGATCTTCCATCTGCTCAATTATCTCAGACCACTTAGTTATTGATTGCTCAGCAACAATTCGACTCTTCAGCTTTGAACCAGCTCTCTTAGCCTACCAAATCAAAATCAGAATTCAGGTAAATCttatttagggttttttttttataattaaatttacggTTTTTTTGAatgcatcaattttttatttttattttttttgacaagtagcatcaattttttattgatcTCTACCTCTCTAGTGGATGGAAGAAAACCTCAAGAAAATTCTCAATAAGGGAAATTTGTTTaagaataattatgtaattaatataaaagaaaCTATAAAGAGCAAAACTTCTGATATGGAGTTCAGATGGTTGGGAAAAAAGAAGATTGACTAATTAAAGGTGACAACCAGTCGTAAAATCGAGAAATATGGAGCTGAAGTAGCTATAAGGAGCAAGGTTTTAAatcaataaagaagaaaaaagaagaggagaTATAGAGAGAAAGATAGAGTTTTCCAACTAATTAACTGGAACAAATAAGGAGcccacctcttttcttttttgaaaaaaaaaacaaagcagcTTTCCTAAATGCTAAAGCAGATTATCCTACTTATTTTCcagatgataaaaaaatcctCAGCATGATATGAGGAAGAGAACGATGCTCACAATGTCTTTCAAAAGAGATCTATCATTATCTGTTAGAAATGTAACAGCATATCCTTCCCTACCAGCTCTAGCTGTACGACCAACACGATGGACATAGCTGCACAAAGGAACAAAAGATGGAAATAGCTTTCACCAGGATGCAGAAAGTGAGCTCCCAATTATGCATCATATCACAACTTTGATATGGGTTAAGTATCTACCTGGTAACATCCCGAGGACATGCATAATTTATAACTGTTTGAACACCTATGATATCAAGCCCCTATGAAAGGCAAGCAACAAATAGTGTCACCAAAacaataaagtttattattacCCAACTTAGTAACACTGGGATCTTTTAGGCTTTTACTTACGCCTGCAAAAAGcatggaaaggaaaaaaggaagggaaaagacAAAGGCTTATCAATTCATCCATTAACTTAACACCCTACCCCACCATAAGAGGGAAGAGAAAGAGGCTACAATAATTTATTAGAAAGAGGCTACAATAATTAAAGAGTTAAGATTATCGAACAAAAATGTGAAATCATAAGAACTCTTAgagagaagaagataaaaaagtTTGAGAGTTTGTTCTCACACGAGCAGCTACATCAGTTGCAATCAGAAAATCAACTCCCTGCTTTCTGAAGAGTTCCAAAGCCTacaaagaaacaataatatagattcataaaaccaaaaagatAGGCATGCAACATAAAGCATTCTCTAAAAAGCTTCAACATTTTAGTACAAGAAGAATATGATTATCTCTATTTAAGAGTGATCTAACGAATccagaaaaacaaaatgcactTCATAGAAGATACTCACATCAAGGCGCTGGACTTGTGTAAGATTTCCATGAAGCTCAGCAGCTTTAAGACCAGCTAATCCAAATAGAATCTTCAACCGATGTGCAGCCTGTTTTGTTCCGCTGTTAATAGAAGTGAcataatcatgaaaaaaattatcagTAGGGAAGGGAGCATAAGCCTAAATTGGTTGAAGCTCAGGAGCTAAGGTCAGTCTGTAAAGTTTATAAGCTCAAGACTTGACTGAATGTAATGGGTAAACAGGATTGTTTGAAGCTGCAAAGCAATGCCATCTCACCGGGTTCACCATGTCATAATATAAACGTCTACTCTAGActgaaaaaaatatgtatttataacaatattttaccATATACTTGAATGCAGCTTTAGATGCATTCATCCCAACATGAAGATTTCACAGATACAATTTAGGCAACAATCAAACTCACCATTCACACATGAAGATAATAAATCTAAATGAACGTAGCAGTAGTTAGAACCTGAAGATGATCACTTTGGAAGTAAAAGTCTTTGAGCATAATGCAAGCAGAACTGCTTCCTGATTTACTTCGCGCATACGACGTATCCTAACCACCCTACGCAACAGAAATCATATACCTTGATGATTTAGATGGAAATGTAGTATAAGGATACCACAAAAACTATAGAGGATGATTCAGATGATAACTATCTGTTCAACAAAGCACTCTCCAGAACCATCTTAGCTAAAAAAGTAGAAACTAGCATTGTAAGCAAAAAGAGAATTAAAGTTAGGTCAAATGAAACTTCAATCAAGGAATTACTCCTCTGTCAATGTTGCAGGCCGTTTCGTGGAAGGGTCAGCCGAGAGGCGCAAAGGTTTGGTCAGAGAAAGCTTGATAAGCTCGTCAACTTCTTCAGTCATTGTAGCTGAAAACAGCATGGTCTGTCTTCTTGCTGGACATAGACGGACCTGTTAATAAACAATCAGTGGGTAGAGCTCATGATTAAACAAATCAGAACACTAAAAATAACTCAGCTCTATACTCAGaatttttacaattataaaagACAACAAGATACCAGCTCCTGGATTTCAGCATTAAATCCAAGCTGCAGAAGGCGGTCAGCTTCATCAAGAATTAGAACCGCAAGATCGTCCAAATCCACAGATAAAGAATTGCGTAAATGATCTATCATGCGTCCTGGTGTGGCCACAACAATATCGGGCATTGATCTCAAGGCTGCCTCTTGCACCTAATATAGAAATACTATTACTGCAATATCCCTGAAAAGCTATACGGGgaaaaaacacatatattttagagtttttctaCTTGCAAGCCAGTGTGTAGAATACCATAGACATCACTTAAATgaaaagatttgatttgtaagattcaaattttataacGTCTTCCAAATCAAAGCATGCCATGTAAGTGATTTGACGTGTTATCCACACTagcttataaatagaatttttcttttttttcttttattggtaaacaagattttattgatcataaggatAGGTGAGAGTTCAACTACACAGAACATCTACAAGAACAAAGCCTAGGTGTGATGTTCTAGTGATACGACAATACACATATTCTTACTATCAGTTAACAAGTCATTCAACTTTCACTAATGGTGCCCTCATACTAGTGtttaaaatgtttatatttgcTTTTTGGGGAAATATTTTCtgatag
This genomic window from Carya illinoinensis cultivar Pawnee chromosome 7, C.illinoinensisPawnee_v1, whole genome shotgun sequence contains:
- the LOC122317407 gene encoding DEAD-box ATP-dependent RNA helicase 28, with product MAPAFVFEPPSDEELDHFDAEEEEEETEELEQVAKEEEDDEDEEKRQRPSNHKSQSPWDFGSYSESVAEEHARRSTTSVDFKISRALQSRSVPITNNDSDNAESESEPDKQEDYNPEDEDDGTSNAGESKPFFEPSEGATFHANSFMELNLSRPLLRACEALGYIKPTPIQAAVIPLALTGRDICGSAITGSGKTAAFTLPTLERLLFRPKRVPAIRVLILTPTRELAVQVHSMIEKLAQFTDIRCCLVVGGLSTKVQEAALRSMPDIVVATPGRMIDHLRNSLSVDLDDLAVLILDEADRLLQLGFNAEIQELVRLCPARRQTMLFSATMTEEVDELIKLSLTKPLRLSADPSTKRPATLTEEVVRIRRMREVNQEAVLLALCSKTFTSKVIIFSGTKQAAHRLKILFGLAGLKAAELHGNLTQVQRLDALELFRKQGVDFLIATDVAARGLDIIGVQTVINYACPRDVTSYVHRVGRTARAGREGYAVTFLTDNDRSLLKDIAKRAGSKLKSRIVAEQSITKWSEIIEQMEDQVAAVLQEESEERALRKAEMEATKAENMIAYKDEIYSRPKKTWFVTEKEKKLVAKAAKASLEKENNPGKDLISVQQAEDLKMKEKRKREREKNLPRKKRRKLEAAREMLEDENQNNKLEEGNRKINKEKTGKSLVDVGYRRAKAVKAKKRAQDAGKIVKKTSKKSKPLTQKSQSRTEEMRDLFQSDMSERKQKRNVSAPKKKPKSSFKSKSRFKRR